A genomic window from Lentibacter algarum includes:
- a CDS encoding DUF2937 family protein: protein MLSKVITLVGGVAGAASFSQFPEFSQQYIQRMGGAVDELSRFVAEFDADATELGLSREAALVDLAAGGDMGRARAETVAGTITRQARLEADLRALEGAGPFTRAYEMRRFSDSEIATRAWEAYKPAVPLSFEGGMFAGAGFLGGVGLIGGLMGLLRRIFRRRVSV, encoded by the coding sequence ATGCTTTCAAAGGTGATCACACTGGTGGGCGGGGTGGCTGGAGCCGCCTCGTTTTCGCAATTTCCCGAGTTTAGCCAGCAGTATATCCAGCGCATGGGCGGAGCTGTCGACGAGCTCTCGCGGTTTGTGGCCGAGTTTGATGCGGATGCGACCGAGCTGGGGCTGAGCCGTGAGGCGGCGCTTGTGGACCTTGCCGCTGGCGGCGACATGGGCCGCGCGCGTGCCGAAACCGTGGCGGGAACCATCACCCGACAAGCGCGGCTTGAGGCTGATTTGAGGGCGTTGGAGGGCGCTGGGCCCTTCACGCGTGCCTATGAGATGCGCCGTTTTTCCGACAGTGAGATCGCGACGAGGGCGTGGGAGGCTTATAAGCCTGCCGTGCCGCTCAGCTTTGAAGGCGGAATGTTTGCGGGCGCAGGTTTTCTGGGTGGTGTTGGCCTGATCGGCGGGCTTATGGGGCTTTTGCGGAGAATTTTTCGGCGACGGGTCTCTGTATGA